From a single Methanobacterium sp. Maddingley MBC34 genomic region:
- a CDS encoding ERCC4-like helicase (PFAM: Helicase conserved C-terminal domain; DEAD/DEAH box helicase) gives MVRWIQHPLIEPGKIEARLYQQLLAANVIKKGNTMIVAPTALGKTVVAALVAADRLEKYPDSKILLLAPTKPLVVQHEESFIEFLKTTTSSLTGAVKLEERIKKWNNSQIICATPQTIESDIIAERYSLEDVSLLIFDECHRGTGSYSYVFLAQRYTKQAKNQLILGLTASPGGDEERINQVCQNLFINEVMVKNEDDPDVKPYFNPIDVEWVKVELKKEQLNIKTHLDVALKNRLKGLKKLGVLNSIQQVSKKDILRARGKVQNKISQSASPPRECLLAISMLTAVFSVMHSLELLETQGVSNLHSYFDRMRKKKTKAAKGLFKDENFKTAVNLTRQAYNNGVEHPKLGKLMEILKDAAEDKQQVIVFSQYRDTVNQIYTKCQKEGINAVKFFGQASREKEKGLTQKEQKDIIKAFRMRTYQVLISTSVAEEGIDIPSVDLVVLYEPVPSEIRMIQRRGRTGRTTSGRMIVLITKNTRDESFYYSSIHRERRMKKQLANGYNQPERPLIANDEDVKVLDRENEDISSNEKRIVVYVDHRESKSGVIRELSNLGVKVEPKSLPVADYQISPQVAVERKSTHDFVSSLMDKRLYKQAEELVEKFEKPLIILEGQDLYSSSLHPNAIRGALASLAVDFNIPIIPTRNPEDTAAMIYRLAVREMDKGSKDVQIRTERKPLTLQEQQLFIVESLPSVGPVNARKLLEMFDSVEGVTSASVSDLKKVDGIGDKIARNIRKIVSSKYSDTFRYSKSGENNSIEKPIVNGKDKPKKEYILEKNVEND, from the coding sequence ATGGTCAGGTGGATACAACACCCTCTAATCGAACCCGGAAAAATTGAAGCACGTCTTTACCAGCAATTATTAGCAGCTAACGTCATAAAAAAAGGGAATACTATGATAGTAGCCCCAACAGCACTGGGTAAAACTGTGGTGGCTGCCCTGGTTGCTGCAGATAGACTTGAAAAGTATCCGGACAGCAAAATTTTACTTTTAGCTCCCACCAAACCACTGGTGGTGCAGCACGAGGAAAGTTTCATTGAATTTTTGAAAACAACCACCAGCAGCCTGACCGGTGCAGTTAAACTGGAAGAACGGATTAAAAAATGGAATAATTCCCAGATAATCTGTGCAACGCCCCAGACAATAGAATCAGACATCATAGCAGAAAGATACTCACTGGAAGATGTTTCACTACTCATTTTTGATGAATGTCACCGGGGAACAGGATCCTATTCCTACGTATTCCTGGCCCAGCGATACACTAAACAGGCCAAAAACCAGTTAATACTGGGTTTAACTGCATCACCAGGTGGTGATGAAGAAAGGATAAACCAGGTCTGCCAGAACCTCTTCATAAATGAGGTGATGGTTAAAAATGAGGATGATCCGGATGTCAAACCCTACTTCAACCCAATTGACGTAGAATGGGTGAAAGTTGAGTTGAAAAAGGAACAACTGAATATTAAAACCCATCTGGATGTGGCTCTTAAAAATCGCCTTAAAGGTTTGAAAAAACTGGGAGTTCTCAATTCAATCCAGCAGGTCAGCAAAAAAGACATTTTAAGAGCCAGAGGAAAAGTCCAGAACAAAATATCTCAAAGTGCCAGCCCACCCAGAGAGTGCTTGCTGGCAATATCCATGTTAACCGCTGTTTTCAGTGTTATGCACTCCCTGGAACTTTTGGAAACCCAGGGTGTGAGTAATTTGCACTCTTACTTTGATAGGATGCGTAAGAAAAAAACCAAAGCTGCAAAGGGATTATTTAAGGATGAAAACTTTAAAACTGCGGTGAACTTAACACGACAGGCCTATAATAATGGAGTCGAACACCCTAAACTGGGAAAACTCATGGAAATCCTTAAAGACGCTGCAGAAGACAAACAACAGGTAATTGTTTTCAGCCAGTACAGGGACACTGTAAATCAGATTTATACTAAGTGCCAGAAAGAAGGTATAAACGCAGTTAAATTCTTTGGACAGGCCAGCCGGGAAAAAGAAAAAGGACTAACCCAGAAAGAACAGAAGGATATTATAAAGGCCTTCCGTATGAGAACCTACCAGGTGCTGATTTCAACCAGTGTGGCTGAGGAAGGTATTGACATCCCCAGTGTAGACCTGGTGGTACTCTACGAGCCGGTTCCATCGGAAATTAGAATGATTCAGAGGCGTGGTCGAACCGGTAGGACAACCAGTGGCCGTATGATCGTTTTAATAACCAAAAACACCCGGGATGAGTCATTCTATTATTCGAGCATTCACCGGGAAAGGAGAATGAAAAAACAGCTAGCTAATGGATACAATCAGCCGGAAAGACCGCTTATTGCTAATGATGAAGATGTTAAGGTTTTGGACAGGGAGAATGAAGATATTTCATCAAATGAGAAAAGGATTGTGGTGTACGTTGATCACCGTGAGTCCAAGTCAGGAGTTATCAGGGAACTGAGTAACCTGGGAGTTAAAGTAGAACCCAAAAGCCTCCCGGTTGCGGATTACCAGATAAGCCCCCAGGTAGCTGTGGAAAGAAAAAGCACACATGACTTTGTGAGCTCGTTGATGGATAAAAGGTTGTATAAGCAGGCTGAGGAACTGGTGGAAAAGTTCGAGAAACCATTAATCATACTGGAAGGTCAGGACCTTTACAGCAGTTCGCTGCATCCCAATGCCATCAGAGGAGCACTGGCCAGTCTGGCAGTTGACTTCAATATACCCATCATTCCCACCCGTAACCCAGAAGATACTGCAGCTATGATCTACAGACTCGCAGTAAGGGAAATGGACAAAGGCTCGAAGGATGTTCAAATACGTACTGAGAGAAAACCCTTAACTCTCCAGGAACAGCAACTTTTTATTGTGGAATCACTCCCCAGTGTGGGACCAGTAAATGCCAGGAAGCTCCTGGAAATGTTCGATAGTGTGGAAGGAGTTACCAGTGCCAGTGTAAGTGACCTGAAGAAAGTGGATGGGATTGGGGATAAAATTGCTCGAAATATTAGAAAGATAGTTTCATCCAAGTATTCAGATACATTCCGGTATTCAAAAAGTGGTGAAAATAATTCCATTGAAAAGCCAATTGTAAATGGGAAAGATAAGCCAAAAAAAGAATATATTCTAGAAAAAAATGTTGAAAATGATTGA
- a CDS encoding tRNA(1-methyladenosine) methyltransferase-like methyltransferase (PFAM: tRNA methyltransferase complex GCD14 subunit) — protein sequence MKILINEKGKKFVAGADDLHTDHGYIKKDEIASSNSGDILKTHLGREFRVLEANINDYIELMDRRCSIILSKDLGVMAAYTGLGSGQRVVEAGTGAGAATIFMANIVGETGHVYSYELREDFSQIADKNVKGFGLENVTLKCQDVTEGIDEENIDLVFLDLPKPWEVVEHARDSLKSGGYLAAYTPYIDQVKLLTRILKKREFSDLKSLECLVREIEVKDKGVRPKTRMTGHTGYLTFGRKV from the coding sequence ATGAAGATTCTTATAAATGAGAAGGGTAAAAAATTTGTGGCTGGTGCTGATGATCTGCACACAGACCATGGTTACATTAAAAAGGATGAAATAGCCAGTAGCAATTCAGGAGACATTTTAAAAACCCATCTCGGCAGAGAATTTCGTGTTTTAGAAGCTAACATTAATGATTACATTGAACTCATGGATCGCAGGTGTTCCATTATTCTCTCCAAGGATCTGGGTGTTATGGCTGCCTACACCGGACTGGGTAGCGGCCAGCGTGTGGTGGAAGCAGGAACTGGTGCAGGAGCAGCCACTATATTCATGGCAAACATAGTGGGAGAAACCGGCCATGTTTACTCCTATGAATTAAGGGAAGATTTCTCCCAAATCGCTGATAAAAATGTGAAGGGATTCGGATTGGAAAATGTGACCCTGAAATGTCAGGACGTAACAGAAGGTATAGATGAAGAGAATATAGATCTGGTATTCCTGGATCTGCCCAAGCCATGGGAAGTAGTAGAACATGCCCGTGACTCCCTTAAATCAGGAGGATATTTAGCCGCATACACTCCTTACATCGACCAGGTGAAACTCCTCACCAGGATCCTGAAAAAACGGGAATTTTCAGATTTAAAGAGTTTAGAATGTCTTGTACGTGAAATTGAAGTGAAAGATAAAGGTGTGCGCCCAAAAACTAGAATGACAGGGCACACAGGATATTTAACATTCGGAAGGAAAGTTTAG